One Merismopedia glauca CCAP 1448/3 DNA window includes the following coding sequences:
- a CDS encoding glycosyltransferase family 2 protein produces MLVPESLRVSESTSGDGAGAQLRDRPSIVSIVVPVYNEVESLPHLLEAISSSLKEIKLPYEIICVDDGSTDGSQNLLKQLAANRTDLTAVLLRRNYGQTAAMAAGFNYAGGWAIITLDADLQNDPADIPQLLAKLEEGYDLVSGWRHQRQDAAVTRLLPSKIANWLIGQVIGVQLHDYGCSLKAYRAEVVADLNLYGELHRFLPALAYIEGARIAEIPVRHHARQYGRSKYGLGRTFRVLMDLVTIWFMKKFLTRPMHVFGFIGLGFMSLGGIFGIYLTILKLAFGATIGHRPLLILSVLLVLTGVQLFGFGLLAELLMRTYHESQGRPIYRVREIARGNRE; encoded by the coding sequence ATGTTAGTTCCAGAAAGTTTAAGAGTATCTGAAAGTACTTCAGGCGATGGCGCTGGAGCGCAGCTTCGCGATCGCCCCAGTATAGTTTCGATTGTGGTGCCTGTGTATAATGAGGTGGAAAGTTTGCCGCACCTGCTCGAAGCGATATCTTCAAGTTTAAAAGAGATAAAATTACCCTACGAAATTATCTGTGTTGATGATGGCTCAACTGATGGTTCTCAAAACTTACTTAAGCAGCTAGCAGCTAATCGCACAGACCTCACCGCAGTCCTCTTGCGCCGCAATTACGGTCAAACAGCAGCGATGGCAGCAGGATTTAATTATGCTGGTGGTTGGGCAATTATAACTTTAGATGCGGATCTGCAAAACGATCCGGCAGATATTCCACAGTTATTAGCCAAATTAGAGGAAGGATATGATTTAGTGAGTGGTTGGCGACATCAAAGACAGGATGCCGCCGTTACACGCTTGCTGCCTTCAAAAATTGCTAATTGGTTAATTGGTCAAGTCATCGGGGTTCAATTGCACGATTATGGCTGCTCTTTAAAAGCTTATAGGGCGGAAGTAGTGGCAGATTTAAATTTATATGGGGAATTACATCGATTTTTACCAGCTTTAGCTTACATTGAAGGTGCTAGAATCGCTGAGATTCCTGTGCGCCACCATGCTCGGCAATACGGTCGTAGTAAGTATGGATTGGGACGAACTTTCCGCGTCTTGATGGATTTAGTCACGATCTGGTTTATGAAAAAATTCCTCACTCGTCCCATGCACGTTTTTGGGTTTATAGGTTTGGGATTTATGAGTTTAGGAGGAATATTTGGGATATACTTAACGATTCTCAAGCTAGCATTTGGAGCCACAATCGGTCACCGTCCCCTGCTGATTTTATCTGTTCTGTTAGTTTTGACAGGGGTACAGTTATTTGGATTTGGTTTGTTGGCGGAATTATTGATGAGAACCTATCATGAGTCTCAGGGACGACCGATATATCGAGTCAGAGAGATTGCTAGAGGGAATCGGGAGTAG